From one Geoalkalibacter halelectricus genomic stretch:
- a CDS encoding mannose-1-phosphate guanyltransferase, which yields MKAVIMAGGFGTRIHPLTINMPKPMIPLFNRPMMLHIVELLKKHGINELILLLYHQPEVIKNYFGDGSEFGVRITYVTPLEDFGTAGAVKQAAKYLKERFVIISGDLLTDFDISAAIRFHEEQQAEASIVLTSVKDPLQFGVVITDKNGRITKFLEKPGWGEVFSDTINTGIYVLEPGVLERIPDNENRDWSKDVFPAMLAENAALFGCNLQGYWQDVGNTDAYLEACRDVFAGKVAVNLPGTRAAADGKHLQLGQDVLVEQKDLSLLEGMVLIGDNTHIKGKARLKNCVIGRNCTIEDGVELEDTILWRNVYVRKGSRIKGATLCNSVQIGQGVVIEEGAVIADETTVGDEAFIKKDVKIWPRKVVEGGAIVTTNLIWGEKWRKSLFDGALVRGLTNVELTPEFSAKLGSAFGSTLPKGSVVLCGRDAVRSSRMLKRAFVGGLLSTGVNVIDVKMISLPVLRYKLTTFGEVGGVHFRQCPDDPAATEIIFYDADGVEISSSAAKGIERVYYKENFRRVHHSEPGGISELPRIYDYYREGYRRALDREALRAFAPKVVVDLNHSPAGDLLPSLLNELGCEVIELNSHVSEIASGATPEQRERAKDQLSRIVVTLGAAAGFWIGPSGERCVLIDERGEIFSDIDALCTLAALVCRAEGRGELVAPVPAPQAIEDLAQASGLTVTRTKNDGRALVEAAKNKHVQLGFSMEGHYIFPAFHSNFDAMFTVAKTLELLARTGQPLSAARQAVTRRAYRHIRIPCSFDLKGGIMRKMSEDSVDHEASFIDGVKVQLDDAWVLMLPDQHQPIAHLIAESDNAALAERLVEEYRNKLEAWKKELLSQ from the coding sequence ATGAAAGCAGTCATCATGGCCGGCGGCTTCGGCACCCGCATCCACCCCCTGACCATCAACATGCCCAAACCCATGATCCCCCTGTTCAACCGCCCCATGATGCTGCACATCGTGGAGTTGCTCAAGAAGCACGGCATCAACGAGCTGATCCTGCTGCTCTATCATCAGCCCGAGGTGATCAAGAATTATTTCGGCGACGGCAGCGAATTCGGCGTGCGCATCACCTACGTCACCCCCCTGGAGGATTTCGGCACCGCCGGCGCGGTCAAGCAGGCCGCCAAATATCTCAAGGAGCGCTTCGTCATCATCAGCGGCGATCTGCTCACCGATTTTGACATCTCCGCAGCGATCAGGTTTCACGAAGAGCAGCAGGCCGAAGCGAGCATCGTGCTCACCTCGGTCAAGGATCCCCTGCAGTTCGGCGTGGTGATCACCGACAAAAACGGCCGCATCACCAAGTTTCTCGAAAAACCGGGCTGGGGCGAGGTCTTCTCCGACACCATCAACACCGGCATCTATGTGCTCGAGCCCGGCGTTCTGGAGCGCATCCCCGACAACGAGAACCGCGACTGGTCCAAGGATGTGTTTCCGGCCATGCTCGCCGAAAACGCCGCCCTGTTCGGCTGCAACCTGCAAGGCTACTGGCAGGATGTGGGCAACACCGACGCCTACCTCGAAGCCTGCCGCGATGTCTTTGCCGGCAAGGTCGCCGTCAACCTGCCCGGCACCCGCGCCGCCGCCGACGGCAAGCACCTGCAGCTCGGCCAGGACGTGCTCGTCGAGCAGAAGGATCTGTCCCTGCTCGAAGGGATGGTCCTGATCGGCGACAACACTCACATCAAGGGCAAGGCGCGCCTGAAAAACTGCGTGATCGGACGTAACTGCACCATCGAGGACGGCGTGGAACTCGAGGATACCATCCTGTGGCGCAACGTTTATGTGCGCAAGGGCTCGCGCATCAAGGGCGCGACCCTGTGCAACAGCGTGCAGATCGGCCAGGGCGTGGTGATCGAGGAGGGCGCGGTCATCGCCGATGAAACCACCGTGGGCGACGAGGCCTTCATCAAGAAGGACGTCAAGATCTGGCCGCGCAAGGTGGTCGAGGGCGGCGCCATCGTCACCACCAACCTCATCTGGGGCGAGAAATGGCGCAAGTCGCTGTTCGACGGCGCCCTGGTGCGCGGCCTGACCAACGTCGAGCTGACCCCGGAATTCTCGGCCAAGCTCGGTTCGGCCTTCGGCTCGACCCTGCCCAAGGGCAGCGTGGTTTTGTGCGGACGCGACGCGGTGCGCTCCTCGCGCATGCTCAAGCGCGCCTTTGTCGGCGGGCTGCTGTCCACCGGCGTCAACGTCATCGACGTCAAGATGATCTCCCTGCCGGTGCTGCGCTACAAACTCACCACCTTCGGCGAGGTCGGCGGGGTACACTTCCGCCAGTGCCCCGATGATCCTGCCGCCACGGAAATCATCTTCTACGACGCTGACGGGGTGGAGATCTCCTCCTCGGCGGCCAAGGGCATCGAGCGCGTCTACTACAAGGAAAACTTCCGCCGCGTCCACCATTCCGAGCCCGGCGGCATCTCGGAGCTGCCGCGTATCTACGATTACTACCGCGAGGGCTACCGCCGTGCCCTGGACCGCGAGGCCCTGCGCGCATTCGCCCCCAAGGTAGTGGTCGACCTCAACCACTCCCCCGCCGGCGATCTGCTGCCGAGCCTGCTCAATGAGCTGGGCTGCGAGGTCATCGAACTCAATTCCCATGTCTCGGAAATCGCCTCGGGGGCGACCCCAGAGCAACGCGAGCGCGCCAAGGACCAGCTCTCGCGCATCGTCGTGACCCTCGGCGCCGCCGCCGGCTTCTGGATCGGCCCCTCCGGCGAGCGCTGCGTGCTCATCGACGAGCGCGGCGAAATTTTCTCGGACATCGACGCCCTCTGCACCCTGGCCGCCCTGGTCTGCCGCGCCGAGGGCCGCGGCGAACTGGTGGCACCGGTGCCGGCACCCCAGGCCATCGAGGATCTGGCCCAAGCCTCGGGACTGACGGTCACCCGCACCAAGAACGATGGCCGCGCCCTGGTCGAGGCGGCCAAGAACAAGCATGTGCAGTTGGGCTTTTCCATGGAAGGTCATTACATATTCCCCGCCTTCCATTCCAACTTTGACGCCATGTTCACCGTTGCCAAGACCCTCGAACTACTGGCGCGCACCGGCCAGCCCCTAAGCGCCGCGCGTCAGGCCGTGACACGCCGCGCCTATCGCCACATCCGCATTCCCTGCTCCTTCGACCTCAAAGGCGGCATCATGCGCAAGATGAGCGAGGACAGCGTCGATCACGAGGCCAGCTTCATCGACGGCGTCAAGGTGCAGCTCGATGACGCCTGGGTGCTGATGCTGCCCGACCAGCATCAACCCATCGCCCACCTGATCGCCGAATCGGACAATGCCGCCCTGGCCGAACGCCTGGTGGAGGAATATCGGAACAAACTCGAAGCGTGGAAAAAAGAGCTGCTCAGTCAATGA
- a CDS encoding response regulator: protein MPKILVVDDEDDLRLLYADELQDEGYEVVTAGSGQEARQCLEREPFDLMILDIQMRGESGLDLLKEMVREREELPVILCTAFSMYKDDFSSWLADAYVVKSSDLSELKEQVRKALAKKKPA from the coding sequence GTGCCGAAAATATTGGTGGTGGATGATGAGGATGATTTGCGCTTGCTCTACGCCGATGAATTGCAGGATGAAGGCTATGAGGTGGTGACCGCCGGCTCGGGACAAGAGGCCCGCCAATGCCTGGAGCGCGAACCCTTCGACCTGATGATTCTCGATATCCAGATGCGCGGCGAAAGCGGTCTCGACCTGCTCAAGGAGATGGTGCGCGAGCGCGAGGAACTGCCGGTGATCCTGTGCACCGCCTTCAGCATGTACAAGGATGATTTCTCCTCCTGGCTGGCGGATGCCTACGTGGTCAAGAGTTCCGACCTGAGTGAACTCAAGGAACAGGTGCGCAAGGCTCTGGCCAAGAAAAAACCGGCCTGA
- a CDS encoding YgiQ family radical SAM protein — protein sequence MTPAWLPTTRAEMVERGWDELDVLFVSGDAYVDHPAFGVPLLARLLESEGYRVGIIAQPKWKNPAALRVMGRPRLFAAVSAGAMDSLVNRYTAAKKVRNDDAYTPGGQAGARPDRAVIAYTAALKGAFKGLPVVIGGIEASLRRLAHYDFWDDRVRRSVLVDSKADLLVFGMGEAPLLEIARRAAAGEAPREMQDIRGTAVMVPQPEPEALELPSFEKIAQDSASYNEAFRLAAEQANPWSGRPLVQQHATRWVRVNPPTHPLGETELDRLYALPFTRLPHPGYKEKIPAYEQIKFSITAHRGCAGGCAFCAITHHQGKFIQSRSPKSVLAEITELTNHPEFRGTLSDVGGPTANMYGMFCGDEAARRACRRESCLHPRICRHLATGGARAARLLESIRALTGVKHVFVASGVRYDLLDHQQEYFEALLAHHVGGLLKIAPESVVPEVTAIMRKPGPEPLEKFLRYYREACRDSGKRQGVVPYLIAGHPGCTLTHMVDTALFLKRHNLRVEQVQEFTPTPGTLATCIWHTGRDPFSGAAVHAPKDPRERRLQKALLLYHLPENRGDVVAALRACGREDQERELLGNVRAARARRGRQ from the coding sequence ATGACCCCCGCATGGCTTCCCACCACCCGCGCCGAGATGGTCGAGCGCGGCTGGGATGAACTCGATGTTTTGTTCGTCAGCGGTGATGCCTACGTGGATCATCCCGCCTTCGGCGTTCCCCTTCTGGCCCGCCTGCTGGAGAGCGAGGGCTATCGGGTGGGCATCATCGCCCAGCCCAAGTGGAAAAATCCCGCAGCCCTGCGCGTCATGGGGCGGCCGCGCCTGTTCGCCGCGGTTTCGGCGGGAGCCATGGATTCCCTGGTCAACCGCTACACGGCGGCGAAGAAGGTGCGCAACGACGATGCCTACACGCCGGGCGGACAGGCCGGGGCGCGCCCCGACCGGGCGGTGATCGCCTACACGGCGGCCCTCAAGGGTGCCTTCAAGGGCCTGCCGGTGGTCATCGGCGGCATCGAGGCGAGCCTGCGGCGCCTGGCACATTACGATTTCTGGGATGATCGGGTGCGCCGCTCGGTGCTGGTGGACAGCAAGGCCGACCTGCTGGTGTTCGGCATGGGCGAGGCGCCCTTGCTGGAAATCGCGCGGCGCGCGGCCGCCGGAGAAGCGCCCCGGGAGATGCAGGATATTCGCGGCACCGCGGTGATGGTCCCGCAGCCTGAACCCGAGGCCCTGGAACTGCCATCCTTCGAAAAAATCGCGCAGGATTCAGCATCCTATAATGAGGCCTTTCGCCTGGCCGCCGAACAAGCCAATCCCTGGAGCGGCCGACCTTTAGTTCAGCAGCACGCAACGCGCTGGGTGCGGGTCAATCCCCCGACGCATCCCCTGGGCGAAACCGAACTCGATCGTCTCTACGCCCTGCCCTTCACGCGCCTGCCGCATCCGGGCTACAAGGAAAAAATCCCCGCCTACGAGCAGATCAAATTTTCCATCACCGCCCATCGCGGCTGCGCGGGGGGCTGCGCTTTCTGCGCCATCACCCACCATCAGGGCAAATTCATTCAATCACGCTCCCCAAAATCCGTTCTGGCCGAAATCACGGAACTGACCAACCACCCGGAATTTCGCGGGACTCTCAGTGATGTCGGCGGCCCCACCGCCAACATGTATGGCATGTTCTGCGGCGATGAGGCGGCGCGCCGCGCCTGCCGGCGAGAAAGCTGCCTGCACCCGCGCATCTGCCGCCACCTGGCCACCGGCGGCGCGCGCGCCGCGCGCCTGCTGGAGAGCATCCGTGCCCTGACCGGGGTCAAGCACGTCTTTGTCGCCTCGGGCGTGCGTTACGATCTGCTCGATCACCAGCAGGAATATTTCGAGGCGCTGCTCGCCCACCACGTCGGCGGACTGCTCAAGATCGCCCCCGAGTCGGTAGTGCCCGAGGTCACCGCCATCATGCGCAAACCCGGCCCCGAGCCCCTGGAGAAATTCCTGCGTTATTACCGCGAGGCCTGCCGCGACAGCGGCAAGCGCCAGGGCGTGGTGCCCTACCTCATCGCCGGCCACCCCGGCTGCACCCTTACCCACATGGTCGACACCGCCCTGTTTCTCAAGCGCCACAACCTGCGCGTCGAACAGGTGCAGGAATTCACCCCCACTCCGGGCACCCTGGCCACCTGCATCTGGCACACCGGACGCGACCCGTTCAGCGGCGCTGCGGTTCATGCGCCGAAAGACCCGCGCGAGCGGCGCCTGCAAAAGGCCCTGCTGCTCTACCATCTGCCGGAGAATCGCGGCGACGTCGTCGCGGCACTGCGCGCCTGCGGCCGTGAAGACCAGGAACGCGAACTGCTCGGCAATGTCCGCGCCGCCAGGGCCCGCCGCGGGCGTCAGTGA
- a CDS encoding methyl-accepting chemotaxis protein: protein MKWFHNLQIGKKLILAFVFMATLTLAVGLEGIISMGNINNLADQLYDKELLGISHIKEANIYLLRIGRAERNLLLASDEKERRDNLTDINRYQESMLSYLDQAKPLFYTDEGRMAFAEVERAWAERSEVLQRLIAMTLSEDLQDSRATVELANGEGRQAANTLDAAMTRLTEIKEDNGEQAAEATTSLYQRSLSLMIALVVGSIILGMALGIFIARAISRPLKMGVEYALAVANGDLTRTVELDRKDETGQLIQAMNQMVDKLKFIVTDVKSASDNVASGSQQLSASSEEMSQGATEQAAAAEEASSSMEQMAANIRQNADNSVQTEKIALKSATDAEEGGKAVAQTVAAMKDIAEKISIIEEIARQTNLLALNAAIEAARAGEHGKGFAVVAAEVRKLAERSQRAAGEISELSGSSVEVAEKAGRMLAQIVPDIQKTAELVQEISASSREQDTGAEQVNKAIQQLDQVIQQNASASEEMASTAEELAGQAEQLQQTMAFFRLASAGEPLTRVQPASLANPLRKTLPQRPVTTKGTLPSPKAASSSRGVNLAMGQGRDALDEEFTSY from the coding sequence ATGAAGTGGTTTCACAACCTTCAGATCGGGAAAAAGCTGATTCTCGCTTTTGTTTTCATGGCCACTCTGACCCTGGCCGTGGGCCTTGAGGGCATCATCAGCATGGGCAACATCAACAACCTGGCCGATCAACTCTATGACAAAGAGTTGCTGGGCATCTCCCACATCAAGGAGGCCAACATTTACCTGCTGCGCATCGGTCGCGCGGAGAGAAATTTGCTGCTGGCTTCCGATGAAAAAGAGCGCCGCGACAACCTGACCGACATCAACCGCTACCAGGAGAGCATGCTCAGCTATCTGGACCAGGCCAAACCCCTCTTCTACACCGACGAGGGGCGCATGGCCTTTGCCGAGGTTGAGCGCGCCTGGGCCGAGCGCTCCGAGGTGTTGCAGCGGCTGATCGCCATGACCCTCTCGGAGGATTTACAGGACAGCCGCGCCACGGTGGAATTGGCCAACGGTGAAGGCCGGCAAGCGGCCAATACCCTCGATGCGGCCATGACCCGCCTGACGGAAATCAAGGAAGACAACGGCGAACAAGCTGCTGAAGCCACCACCTCGCTCTATCAGCGCTCCTTGAGCCTCATGATTGCCCTAGTGGTGGGAAGCATCATCCTGGGCATGGCGCTGGGCATCTTTATCGCCCGCGCCATCAGCAGACCCCTCAAGATGGGGGTGGAGTACGCGCTGGCGGTCGCCAATGGTGATCTGACCCGCACCGTTGAGCTGGACCGCAAGGACGAGACGGGCCAACTAATCCAAGCCATGAACCAGATGGTGGATAAGCTCAAGTTCATCGTCACCGATGTCAAATCCGCCTCGGATAATGTCGCCTCGGGCAGCCAGCAACTCTCGGCCAGCAGCGAAGAGATGAGTCAGGGAGCCACCGAGCAGGCGGCCGCCGCCGAGGAAGCCTCGTCTTCCATGGAGCAGATGGCCGCCAACATCCGCCAGAATGCCGACAATTCCGTGCAGACGGAAAAGATCGCCCTGAAGTCCGCAACCGATGCCGAGGAGGGCGGTAAAGCAGTAGCTCAAACGGTTGCGGCGATGAAGGACATCGCCGAGAAAATCTCCATCATCGAGGAAATCGCGCGGCAGACCAATCTGCTGGCTCTCAATGCCGCCATCGAGGCCGCCCGCGCGGGCGAACACGGTAAGGGTTTTGCCGTGGTGGCCGCGGAGGTACGCAAGTTGGCCGAACGCAGTCAGCGGGCCGCTGGAGAGATCAGCGAACTGTCGGGTTCGAGCGTCGAGGTGGCCGAAAAAGCCGGACGAATGCTCGCCCAGATCGTGCCCGATATTCAGAAAACCGCGGAGTTGGTGCAGGAGATCTCAGCCAGCAGCCGTGAACAGGACACGGGTGCCGAGCAGGTCAATAAAGCCATCCAGCAACTCGACCAAGTCATTCAGCAAAATGCCTCGGCCAGCGAGGAAATGGCCTCCACAGCCGAGGAGTTGGCCGGCCAAGCAGAGCAGCTGCAACAAACCATGGCCTTTTTCCGCCTAGCGAGCGCCGGGGAACCTTTGACCAGGGTGCAACCCGCGAGCCTGGCAAATCCGCTCCGAAAGACCCTCCCCCAGCGACCCGTCACCACGAAAGGCACCTTGCCCTCCCCCAAGGCGGCATCGAGCAGTCGCGGGGTGAATCTTGCCATGGGCCAGGGTCGCGATGCCTTGGATGAAGAATTTACCTCCTATTGA
- a CDS encoding chemotaxis protein CheW, whose translation MTSNQYLTFRLDQETFALEIGKVREIFDFSHLTRIPRTPDFMRGVINLRGNVVPVVDLRLAFGLGSTPQTVNTCIIISEVLVDGHPILLGALADAVQEVISLEGAQIEPAPPLAGHDRTGFIHGMGKVDEGFIIILDIDGIFSTEQLVDFQADASPRLQDLAV comes from the coding sequence ATGACTTCAAACCAGTATCTGACCTTTCGTCTCGACCAGGAAACCTTCGCCCTTGAAATCGGCAAGGTGCGAGAAATTTTCGACTTCAGTCACCTCACCCGCATTCCGCGCACGCCGGATTTCATGCGTGGCGTCATCAATCTGCGCGGCAACGTGGTGCCGGTGGTCGACCTGCGCCTGGCTTTTGGTCTGGGATCCACTCCCCAGACCGTCAATACCTGCATCATCATCAGTGAAGTCCTGGTGGATGGGCACCCCATCCTTCTCGGCGCACTGGCGGACGCGGTTCAGGAAGTCATCAGCCTGGAGGGAGCGCAGATTGAACCGGCGCCCCCCCTCGCCGGCCATGACCGAACCGGCTTCATTCACGGCATGGGCAAGGTTGACGAGGGCTTCATCATCATCCTCGATATCGACGGGATCTTCAGCACCGAACAGTTGGTCGATTTCCAGGCGGACGCAAGCCCCCGCCTGCAAGATCTGGCCGTTTAA
- a CDS encoding sigma-54-dependent transcriptional regulator, protein MRKNLFPDPPILLVCSEADWCENLMDDLTQDAGINNILIRNDSSKTVGLLQYQEISLVLLDPDTPPLSGEDVLEVLNYDHPRVPVIIVAGSNQGGRASHWLKRGAFGFHLKDESRENLLATIRKALTHCELQRENRALRERMLHDGLDQPAAFSGLVTRNRKMISLFKYIEAIAPSSEPVLITGESGVGKELFARAIHQASRAKGKLVAVNAAGLDDQAFSDSLFGHVRGAFTGADRDRAGLVEKAAGGTLFLDEIGDLNTASQVKLLRLLQEGEFFPLGSDTLKRVKVRMLFATNQDLAVKKVAGEFRRDLYYRLCTHHLHIPPLRERTEDIPLLLRHFLQEAAASLGKKIPTPPEELAILLSTYHFPGNIRELRAMVHNAVSLHRSGKLSMESFRRTILTHTRTAPDAGMGDFEATLRQLGQLPTLKEADEMLMNEALRRSQGNQKIAAAMLGISPPALSKRRKKT, encoded by the coding sequence ATGCGAAAAAATCTCTTTCCCGACCCACCGATCCTGCTGGTCTGTTCCGAGGCCGACTGGTGCGAGAATTTGATGGACGACCTCACCCAGGATGCCGGCATCAACAACATCCTGATTCGCAATGACAGCAGTAAAACCGTGGGCTTACTTCAATACCAGGAAATCTCGCTGGTCCTGCTCGATCCCGACACGCCCCCTCTTTCGGGCGAGGATGTCCTTGAGGTGCTCAATTATGACCACCCTCGGGTGCCGGTCATCATTGTCGCAGGATCGAACCAGGGCGGCAGGGCATCTCACTGGCTGAAGCGGGGCGCCTTTGGATTCCACCTGAAAGATGAAAGCCGCGAGAACTTGCTTGCGACGATCCGCAAAGCCCTGACCCACTGCGAACTGCAGCGAGAAAACCGCGCTCTGCGCGAACGCATGCTTCACGACGGACTCGACCAGCCGGCCGCGTTTTCCGGCCTGGTGACCCGAAACCGAAAAATGATCAGCCTTTTCAAATACATCGAGGCAATTGCTCCCAGTTCCGAGCCCGTCCTGATCACCGGCGAAAGCGGCGTCGGCAAAGAACTCTTCGCACGAGCCATTCATCAGGCTTCTCGCGCCAAAGGTAAACTGGTGGCGGTCAATGCGGCGGGCCTGGACGATCAAGCCTTCTCCGACAGCCTCTTCGGCCATGTGCGGGGCGCCTTTACAGGAGCGGACCGCGATCGCGCCGGACTGGTGGAAAAAGCAGCGGGCGGCACCCTCTTTCTCGATGAAATCGGTGATCTCAACACCGCCTCGCAGGTCAAGTTGCTGCGCCTCCTGCAGGAGGGGGAATTCTTCCCCTTGGGCAGCGATACTCTTAAACGCGTGAAGGTGCGCATGCTTTTTGCCACCAATCAGGACCTCGCCGTGAAAAAGGTCGCCGGCGAATTCCGCCGCGACCTCTATTACCGGCTCTGCACCCACCATTTGCACATCCCTCCGCTGCGCGAACGCACCGAAGACATACCGCTTCTCCTGCGCCACTTTTTACAGGAGGCCGCCGCAAGCCTGGGGAAAAAGATCCCCACTCCCCCCGAAGAACTCGCCATTTTGCTTTCCACCTACCACTTTCCCGGAAATATCCGCGAGTTGCGGGCCATGGTGCACAACGCCGTAAGCCTGCACCGCAGCGGCAAGCTGTCCATGGAATCCTTCCGGCGCACCATTCTCACGCACACCCGCACCGCGCCGGACGCGGGCATGGGCGATTTCGAGGCGACGTTGCGCCAGCTTGGACAATTGCCGACGCTTAAGGAGGCCGATGAAATGCTGATGAACGAAGCCCTGCGGCGCTCTCAGGGCAACCAGAAAATCGCGGCGGCCATGCTCGGCATTTCTCCTCCCGCCTTGAGCAAGCGCCGGAAAAAGACCTGA
- the mscL gene encoding large-conductance mechanosensitive channel protein MscL translates to MGMVKEFKEFAMRGNVVDMAVGIIIGAAFGGIVTSLVNDVIMPPIGKVMGGVDFSNLFITLGAGDFASLAEAQAAGAATINYGIFINTLINFLIVAFAVFLLIKVINNMKRKEEAAPAAPPEPSVEQKLLAEIRDLLKK, encoded by the coding sequence ATGGGCATGGTCAAGGAATTCAAAGAGTTCGCCATGCGCGGCAACGTCGTGGACATGGCGGTGGGGATCATCATCGGGGCGGCTTTCGGCGGCATCGTCACCTCGCTGGTCAATGACGTGATCATGCCGCCCATCGGCAAGGTCATGGGCGGGGTGGATTTTTCCAACCTGTTCATCACTCTCGGGGCGGGTGATTTCGCCAGCCTGGCCGAGGCCCAGGCGGCCGGGGCGGCAACCATCAACTACGGTATTTTCATCAACACCCTGATCAACTTTCTCATCGTCGCCTTTGCCGTTTTCCTGCTGATCAAAGTCATCAATAATATGAAAAGGAAGGAAGAGGCGGCCCCCGCGGCACCGCCAGAGCCCAGCGTGGAGCAGAAACTGCTGGCGGAAATTCGCGACCTGTTGAAAAAATAG